The Brassica rapa cultivar Chiifu-401-42 unplaced genomic scaffold, CAAS_Brap_v3.01 Scaffold0168, whole genome shotgun sequence nucleotide sequence atttgagagtctttgggtgcttatgttatgtgatgattcccggagaaagaaggaacaagctagaagcaaagagtactaaagctatgttcattgggtactcaatcactcagaaaggctacaaatgttatgatccaataactaggagggttatggtatctagagaagtgaagtttgttgagtctaaagggtattatgaggagaagaaatgggaagacctagaggatctgtcccgagctccatcagagaaggcaacaacattgagggtgttgttggagaggctagggataggattatcccaagatcaggaaccaggaagaacaggaccttctaatcaagctggagaagctggaggaacaactcctcttgatcatgagagggggaatggatctgaatcaggggagcaggagcataaccaagaggattcaggtcagcatgatcaggaggagacacaggaagtagagagtggagctcagtcaggtggaaatgagcagggagaacctactggtttaagagaggaagcacaagagaatgttcaggctgaagaacaggttgagaccttgcggaggagcacaaggataaggagggatccttccaactgggtaaacacgagagtgtactacaatgcccaggctgtggagcatccctctcaagccgtgtgttcctttgctgagtttccagaagagcacatggtgtttatgtgtaacttggatgagaatgagataccaagatcttatgaagaagctatgaagcacaaggtttggagagattcagtaggagatgaaagggatgcaatgatcaggaatgatacttggtatgagagtgagttacctaaagggaagaaggcagtttcaagcagatggatcttcaccatcaagtaccttgcaaatggggagatagataggcgcaagactaggctggttgcaagaggatttacacagacttatggggaagattacattgatacttttgcaccagtggccaagcttcacacaattcgaattgtgttatctattgcaacaaacttggagtgggatttgtggcaaatggatgtgaagaatgctttcttgcaaggtgaacttgaagatgaagtatacatgcatccacctcctggtcttgagcatctagtaaagccagggaatgttttgagattgaagaaagcaatatatgggttgaaacagtcacctagagcttggtacaggaagctgagtacaacactcaatgggagaggctttaggaagtctgaactagatcacactctcttcaccttgacaggaccttcagggagcattgtgattctagtgtatgtggatgatttgattatcacaggaagtgataaggcagggattcaggctactaaggagtttctcaaatctgtgtttgacatcaaggatttgggagagatgaagtattttctgggcattgagatatgcagatcaaaggagggtttgtttatgtctcaaaggaagtatactatggatatgttgaaggagactgatgtgcttggaggaaagatagctaagacaccccttgaggagggatataaagttctgcgtgagggggaggttgaagagaagcagctgtttgaagatcctaagctatacaggaagatggttggcaagctgatctacttgaccatcaccagaccagatatatgttttgctgtgaaccaagtgagtcagcatatgcaggcgccaaaggtccatcactggaagatggttgataggatactgaggtatctgagtgggacggctggacaaggagtttggatgggttgtaatggcagtacagaagtggttgggtattgtgatgctgattgggcaggagatagagtggacaggagatcaactactgggtattgtacattcattggaggaaacttggttacttggaagagtaagaagcagaaggttatctcttgttcaagtgctgaagctgagtatagagccatgctgaagctgacaaacgagttggtgtggatcaaggggatcttgaagcatctagagattgagcagagtactcctatgactatgcattgtgacaatcaagcagctatccacattgcctccaactcagtgtttcatgagagaacaaagcacatagaggtggattgtcataaggtgaggcagatgatcatcttaggagtgattctgccatgttatacaagaagtgaagatcagcttgcagatgtgtttactaaggcagcgagattgaagacaatggagtccatactgtcaaggcttggactcattgatctgactcctaggagctgagccccttaaccatggagtctccactctttttccctcatcaaggttttatcccaatgggttttacttggtgaggtttttaatgagggaggtcttcatggtttccaagcttgacttgttctacatggtcaagcttgagggggagtattgagatgaagaccaaggaggctgagacagtaactttagagttttactgtggtaactttattttaaccacagtaactacttggggaagttatctgatgggatgagaaggtaacttagtgaagagaagagaggaaactcgaccaaagaggataagggaggataaggaaggataagggatcactttgacagcctgtatgatgctggaaaggagaagttgcctttatactagtgcaagcatgtgagaaagcacagccaagtgattcaaaaggagttccagcctgtcctttgactacacatgcttatccatttcgaatttccttgttgctctctctattaatacttgtaaacctcatcagttattaattaatggagttttgagtctctctctctttattctctctaaaaactcttaatctctttaatcttttcatctgattatccctgattggttgaatcatgctctaatacacaaaagtgtatatttatgtatccaaatcaagcttctcacaaagagattcatccaggtttgattggaacgacaaataagctgtcatattcccaaactgggaaactggaattacctgattttaaagtgggataacttcttcatcccaactcctatgagatttattcaacttcctggggattctccaccactttatgtatccaaatcaagcttctcacaaagtgattcatcctggtttgattggaacgttgaagaagctgccctattcccaaacttggaaactggaatcacctgatttgaaagtgggataacttcttcttgccaactcctatgagatttattcaacttcctggtgattctccaccactttatgtatacaaatcaagcttctcacaaagtgattcatcctggtttgattggaacgacgaataagctgtcctattcccaaactgggaaactggaatcacctgatttaaaagtgagataacttcttcatcccaactcctatgagatttattcaacttcctggtgattctccaccactttatgtatacaaatcaatcttctcacaaagtgattcatcctggtttgattggaacgacgaagaagctgtgctattcccaaactgggaaactggaatcatctgatttgaaagtgggataacttcttcttgccaactcctatgagatttattcaacttcctggtgattctccaccactttatgtatccaaatcaagcttctcacaaagagattcatcctgatttgattggaacgacgaataagcggtcctattcccaaactgggaaactggaatcacctgatttgaaagtgggataacttcttcttgccaactcctatgagatttattcaacttcctggtgattctccaccactttatgtatccaaatcaagcttctcacaaagagattcatcctgatttgattggaacgacgaataagcggtcctattcccaaactgggaaactggaatcacctgatttgaaagtgggataacttcttcttgccaatgttgaactgaagagaagaatgGAGCTTGAGTCCAAATAGGGCAAGCACTTGAACATCGTAAGAAGAGTTCTATGAAGCTTCAGAAGAGATGTGAAGCTAGTACAAAGATAAGATAGTGATCAAGAAGAGTAGTAATCAGAGTTGGGAGATCTTTGGAGGAGTTTGGGAGCTTAAGGGCGAGGCcggtacggacggccgtacggatggtacggcctgtacggacATGATCAACTCAAGACTTATGGACTCGACCATTTGAAGCTATTTGAGGGCTGTGCAAATATAGGGCATTGGTGTACGGTTATGGCAAGTCCGTACAGCCAAGGAGAAGCTCTAATATGAATGTGCAAAGTCCGGGATGGTGAGAAGCATCAaatggaatcaagaagatgctttggTGGCAAGAAGATTCAAACAAGAGTTGGCGCCAGTTTGTGGGAAGTATGGGATTGGTTGTAGTGGTCCACGACAGGCTGGCCacagctggaaaggaagagcaagACAAGGTTGTGTATCTGGACAGTTAAATGGGCAGATACACAAGCTCTCCTCACCATACTTTCCCTCATCCAATCAGGCACATACAAGCAGCTAATAAAGCACCAAGAGTGATCTGAAGCATCCAATTCAAACCAGAAGATCTCCACCCTTCTTATCTTATCTCTTAGCTAGGGTTTCCTAAGTATTACGAGTTGTAAAGCTAGTATATAAGCTTAAGGATGTCGATTTGTAATAactaagtgagtaagggggtttcccttctccttctctaatcttcagtctcttattctctcagtctctctctagtctcttaagtctcttaatctctgttcttaagtctctcacatactcataaacactctcactaatccttttctctatatcaccttgaacaagctctaatcattcttcattgaagcttatacacacacacatactaccagagtagagatctctttaaaaatcatatggtatcagagccaggttcatcaaaACCTGAGCTGTAGCTTCCACACAACACCAGCTCTACCCTCAGCTCAAAGCCAAAGCCAAACCTTAAAGACATGTTCATCCTGTGAGATTTGTAGAGTTCTCTTCTCTAGTTGTGAGATTTGTAGAGTTCTCTTCTCTggttgtgtttgtgtgtgtataaactccaatggagaaagatgagagcttgctctaggtgatttagaaagagagattgatgagagtgtttacttaaatcagaaacaagagactttgagagattaGAAGATTCAAGACtaagaaagggagagattaaagagaatctgattcaagaacacattttcttatttccaagaagtggagaggggaaatcccccttacTCCCTTAGGGTTTACAATTCGACAATGATaggcttatatatgcctttacactttgcaaactcataaacctaaatctaatggttTATAATAGACTTGAAGAATGGATGGATCAGATGGAGAGTTGAGCTGGTCTTTGTCTCTCATTGGCTGTGCTCTTGCTGCTGTGTGATTGGCtcatttgaatctggtcaaGGTAGAGACTGGCGCCTGATTGGCTGCTGTAAGGCTCCCTTGTATCTTTCCATATATCAGACTAGATACATGGTCCCCTTTACTTCTTTACACAGCCAACAGCCAGCCTGTTCCAGCTTGTCTTTGGCGCCACTCTCCTTTCAAACTCACAAGGCATCTTCTTTGATTCTCCTTTGATTCCATACGACCAGAGACATTCCCAACACCCTAATTATGCACAACTCCTCCTGGACATGTTCTGATCACGCCCTAAGCTTGCACATCTGAGCCCGGACTTTGCACAATCACAAAACATCTCAAATGGGCGAGTTGTGTTCTCTCGGgtcgtaccggtccgtacatGCTGTACAGCCtcgccctaagtttgcacactcGCCCATTTGCTCCTCAACAtctctaagtccctcctggacttggccctatctttgcacagccTCTAGACCACTTCTGGAGCTCATAAGACACTTCTTAAGCTTGATAGCAATCTCTATAAGacttgccctatctttgcaccagaCCCAAACTCCTCCATACTTCTCCTTTGTCTCCATTTcttttcttcaagttaacactccccctcaagcttcactttagctgatcctaagtcaagcttggaaccttgaagaacttcctcattaaaaacctcaccaaggaaaaccctttgggagaaaaccttgatgagggaaaaagagtaaagcctccaaggcctagggattggccagtgagtctttgtgccttaccaacaatgtaagggacacaaagactctggatcatggcccTCATGTGATGCAAGATAGAACCCACTCCTCTTGCTCATCATCAACACTTCTTGTACTCTTCTTTAGACAGATCTTGGTCTCTCCCCCTTTCTCACAACCTTCTTGTTGTGTATCAAGTGCTCGGACTAACAGATCTTCCTTGATAGATACAAGCTgagtcttggctgcttcttcttcatgAGTCACCACCATGTTACTGAAACCTTCATGACCGGATGCTTCAGACTGTAGTACCAATCACCTCACTCTAGAGGCCGCAttggtgattgcttcttcatccttcatAACTGATCTGCTCCTCTTCTTGAATAACCACCAAGTACTCTCAgatcatgtaagcttcaacactccccctcaagcttgagactCTCACAGGAACAAGCTTGGATGGATAGCTTCATGATCTGTACCATTACTCCATTGCAACACCTTTGAACTCGCCATcttcatggaatgcttgtggaagctTCAGCTACCTCTTCAGCCACCTCACACACTAGAAGCCGCACTGATAGAGTCTCCATCTtctcacagccaagagtgctctgaacacttcttgcctagacacgccactgcctagacccggatggcttcttcttcttcagttgcTTGCAATGGACCTTCTGAACCTTCTTGAACAGACTGATAGCTCACTAAACTGCCCTCCTAAAGCTTGGATTGAGTATAGGTCCAAGCTTGCAAGTGAGCTTCAGTGAGACTACACACCAGTGGCGCATCACCACTCTCGTATCCACTCTCCATTGCACACACAATGGGCAAAAGTCTCCTACTTtcaactcggatggatggtgaaccaagaacACATCTTGTGAACCAAGGAACCAGGTTGGTCCTTGTATTACCCTTGGATGGAAAGCTCATGACTTTGAGGATATGTGAGTCTGGATCGTTACccatctccttctccttcagttCATGACTCCCTCCTTGTTTCTCtaaattaacttgtcttgttaagatgatagattatattatctaatcatacttgctttcatgagttagaaactgattaagattaatgcatactgccttgttgctgccttggattgttgcatttagattaaagtCTAAGTTTCATATTAAGGAGTgattaaaattgcctaaatactttgacttgaatctgataaggtcttgcttagtatttagagaatggttgcttgcatagataagaacttgacattgtcttgattctttctaatgttataaagcttgagacattggtgatcaaacttgatgaagtcatgaattgatcccaatgcaattgtgtcttatcttggctagagtttgagtgatgtttcaggttcacaaaaggtgttcctagttcatcatcaaatccgagtTTAAAGAGAAAGAATGGTGTCCATTGTGTGTGCAATGGAGAGTTACTACAAGAAGGGTGAAGCGCAGATGGTTGTAAAACTCACTTGAAGCTCACTGGTCTTCCTCTTACCATTGCAAgtaactgaagaagaagccaaccgggtctaggcagtggcgtgcctattcaagagggtgctcaaactaagacagagcactcttggctgtgtgaagaagaaggctactctatcaaggcggcttctattgtgaggtgattgaagaagtagctgaagcatccacaagcattccatcatggtggtgaattcagaagggtgattgcaataagagaagaagaagaagtaaggattcaagtggtaactttgagaaccactcctcatcatcttaaccaagggagtaaacctaatttcatctatcttaatatgtcttgataggtttatctcctgattatactatgtgctttccctaattccattaagagtttatagcttctagtagaatgtctaggctaattgcacTGAAATTGTTTTGCTGTTGCATTGTCATATTGATagtaagtaatgtctagagtcccagaatctcatgttttgtttattgcattgtcttgagtattgtcatagcttgaatcatcatgaatgtgttgtagaattgagtagaatgtctctgctacttgcatcatgattgataagttattttgcatacataatcatatctcatactgtctaagttcaatcctattgttatctgatgctattgcctatgtttaatccatcaatgaaagtcttgcatcaattagaaattgtctaagttgtttgcatcattggttttgattgaaactgttgtgcatagCCTTAATATtgctcatggattgaacctgttgcattcatatagctaaagctttaagattgtgcattcatgtagtaatgcatttaaaaatgagcctaaattgcaaatgtGCTGATAAGCTTGTATTGCATTTAGAGAACTTAAAAAATagaacttgcattgtcattgtTAAGAGATTGAAAATCTCTTGTCTTGACTCAGTCcagttctgattgttgctatgccatagttaaatccatcagtgatgtcttataagcatttagaagtatgtctaagctatTTGGATCATTGGCGttgataaaactagtgagcataagcatgaattgagtcactCTTGTCGCCTTGATTGCATAAGTATCATCTAGGCTTGTGTTTCATTTGGGTTAAATCTATTTCATTCATATAGTGAGTatgtaacctaatgcattcagttattgttgcatttaaaaaaaaaactgaattgattgtctttgcttgattgtcttgattgtctagcttgtttcaagtatcatatattattgtggcattggtgatcaaacaggctggataatcttggtttgatcccaatggggtgatctgatcttgcattgagttgtggtggtgttaggtacacaagggaagtgatacatgtaactcccaacaaccaagaatgtaaagacaaaggtcttgtgccattgcatatcatcactaggacatgttaatccataatctacaggaagtgtagtgtgattgagtatgcaatgagagatggccattgcataataccattggacatatctagtccttagtctacaggaagtgtagcatgggtcattatgcaatgagaagtGTGTTGAGATGAAGATCAAAAAGTGGAGAGATGAAGCTTTGGGGTTCAATAGAGTGATGAGGcagagacagtaactttagagatTTACCATGGTAACTTTAGAATTTACCTCAGTTACTTTGGAGTTACCATATCTGGATGGAAgtgacttgggaagttaccttggcTCTATACTGATGAAGGAACTCGTCCAAGAGAGGGATGGATAAGGATTGGGGctagctggaaaggtaaagctactttacagcctgtctaaGCATGTGAAGCATCTCAGCCTATTATTtgtattgacctcacatgcttatagTCTAAGTTGAATTCACTGAACCTAGACATGATTGTAATCTCCTTATATCTTGTATGCTCTCATCTGAATGAATTAATCTGAGTTTTGAGTCTATCTCTCTCTAATCTTTCTACTCTCTCTCAttactctaatctcttaattCTCTCAATCTACTTACTCAAATCAATCTTATTCTCTCTTAATCCACGTTCTACACTCActaaatcaaaatctaatatggtatcagagccaggttgctctaAAACCTGAGTTCATTCCGCAAATTTGTGTTCTTGGAGATTCTGGGTTTGTGAGCGTGCTTGAAGATTTGGTGTTCTGGGTTATTGGTGTGTTGAGGTTCTCTTCTTGTAGATGGAAACAGACGACACCATGGTGGAGCTATGTACAACAGTTACTCCTGATGAGTGGAATCGTGGGGGTGAAGTGGTTACAAAGCAGATGGGTGAAGGCAAGTGGATTCAAGAGAATCATGGAACACTTGGGGTCATCCAGAGGTCGCTCTCAAGTTCAACCCTGGAAGCTGATGGTCATGAAGGGACAGCTAAGGAGTTGTCGGAGAGTATGGAAGCTGTGTATGAGGACAGATCGCATCTATGCAAGGTTTTTGTGGTTAAGCGGGCCATTGAGAATCTGAAGCAAGATGGAGAAGAGCTCAGTAAGCATCTTGAACGGTTTAAGAGCTTATGGGCAGAGTTGAAGGCGCTCAGACCGAGTACCTCAGATAAAGACATACTGAAGAGAAGGCTAGAGCAAGATGAAGTGTTTAGTCTTCTGCTGAGTTTGGATAAGTCTTATGATAAACTGGTCAGGAAGATCCTCACGGAAGAAATCCTACCTGATGTGGAGAGTGTGTGTGGTTTGGTGAAGCATGAGCAAGCAACGATGCAGCCGGATAAGAGGAGAAAGATTACTGAGCTAGAACAAGTAATCACCGGCAAGAGCTTGTATTCAGCATACATAGGAGACATAAAAGATGGGGATAGCTTAACAAGCAGACACGAGAAGGGTGGAGCGGATGAGGTGATTACCAGAAGAGAGTGGGATGCATTTGTAGCCAAAGCAAAAGCACTCACTGCATCAAAGAAGCAAGGAGGTCATTCAGTAAGGTCTAAACCTATTATTGTGGATTCTGGAGCCAGTCATcacatgatcagtgataggagtcTGATGGATGAAGTGAGAGCAGCTACTGGAAATGTTCAgatagcaaatggagataaaattCCTATAGAAGGGATAGGAAGCTTGAAGCTATTTGACAGGGAGTCAACAGCCTTGTACCTGCCTCAGTTTACCTCCAATTTGATATCTGTAAAGAGAGCTACTGTTGACTTGCaatgtcaagtagtattcaggccaCAGGAGGTTGAGTTTCAAGATCTTGTTACGGGTCAAGTGATTGGAAAGGGGAGCAGTACCAACAATCTATACCAGCTACAATCAACTAAGCTCTCTAAACCCTCTATCTCTATATGCatgagtagtactgctgatggctgtgatagtattacttggcatgctagattaggacatcctcatacTCGCGCCCTTGAGCTAATGATGCCTAATCTATCAGTTAATCACCTTGAATGTGAAGCATGCATACTAGGGAAGCATTGCAAAACTGTCTTTCCCACATCTGAAACTGTCTATGAGAAATGCTTTGACTTAATACACTCTGATGTGTGGACATCTCCATGTATATCTAGGGATAAGCATAAGTATTTTGTGACTTTCATAGATGAAAAATCTAAGTATACATGGGTCACATTGCTTCCTTCCAAGGATAGAGTGTTAGAGGCATTTATAAACTTCCAAGCTTATGTCACTAATCACTataatgctactgtgaaggtactaagGTCAGacaatggaggtgaatacacTAGCCATGCATTCAAGAATCATATGATGAAGCATGGGATAGTtcatcaaaccagctgtccctacactccacaacagaatggtgtggctgagaggaagaacagacaccTGATGGAAGtagcaagatcaatgatgtttcatTCTAATGTTCccaagagattttggagtgatgcagttgtCTCAgcatgttatctcatcaacaggacaccgACGAAAGTTCTGAGGGATCTATCTCTATGACTTTTAGAGTATAAAGAGTAATCTgagagtttagaagagattagagaagtaTGAGAGATGATTTAGAGTAATAGATTAGCTTAAGAGACCAAGAGAAACGCCATGGAGGCTAAGTGTAATctgaactgtctaatctttcattaaggacatgagttacaatatatagtgtgagcatacaagggttttcgaaatcaagagaagactaaagcatgtgaggtcaatcaggagaggataagctcatttggactagccaattagcttctccacatgcgcggagcatctagcatcttggaccgagatgctcttgcctttccagctgttccagcctgtcaaggcgcgctctaccttatccctaaacggtctgatgcatccaggtaagttccttcccttcacctaagttaccgcaagtaacttctttacccttgtcaaggtttaacccatcttcatgtgtacggtcatgtacggactgtacggacttgtacggaccttgcccaaaccttcccaagcttcaactcatctccttagtcctaactcctcacttgcttcacacttatacgcaactcaactcaacactccccctcaagcttagctttgtgaaagcctaagcttggatagctatgagatcttcctcattaaaaaccttaccaaggaaaacccattgggataaaaccttgataagggaaaaagagtaaagacctcacagccaaggggatcagctccttctcttcccaagatcaatgaggcccaacctgatgtgaatggactccattgtcttttgtcttgcagccttggtgaacacatccgctaactgatcttcacttcttgtgtagcatggcaggatgactcctaagatgatcatctgcctcaccttgtgacaatcaacttcaatgtgcttggttctttcatgaaacaccgagttggaggcaatgtggatggcagcttggttatcacaatgcatggtcattggagtggcttgatcaatctccaaatgcttcaagatgcctttgatccacaccagctcgttggtaagcttcagcatagctctatactcagcttctgcacttgaacaagacaccaccttctgcttcttactcttccaagtaaccaagttgcctccaatgaatgtgcaatagcctgtggttgatctcctgtctgctctatcaccagcccaatccgcatcacagtatccaaccacttcagtgctcccattgcagcccatccatactccttgatcaggtgagccgttgagatacatcaagatcctctccaccatgcgccaatgatgctccttaggcacttgcatgtgttgactcacctgattcacagcaaaacaaatgtcaggtctagttatggtaagataaatcaatttgccaactagttttctatagaatttaggatcctgataaggtttgatgtcttcaatctccccctctcgtgggactttgtaaccatcctccataggcatccttgctgtcttgcctccataagcacctgcacctttcaaaagatcaagtgtatatttcctttgggaaatgaataaaccttccttggatctacatatctcaattccaagaaagtatttcatttctcccaagtctttaatctcaaacatggatttaaggaactccttggttgctatgataccttccttatcactcgctgtgataatgatatcatcaacatacacaaggagtgcgatcatacctgagggagtagtgagagtgaagagagtgtgatctagctcagacttcttgaagcctcggccattaagagtagtgctcagcttgttgtaccaagctcttggtgattgcttcagcccata carries:
- the LOC117129811 gene encoding uncharacterized protein LOC117129811 yields the protein MVELCTTVTPDEWNRGGEVVTKQMGEGKWIQENHGTLGVIQRSLSSSTLEADGHEGTAKELSESMEAVYEDRSHLCKVFVVKRAIENLKQDGEELSKHLERFKSLWAELKALRPSTSDKDILKRRLEQDEVFSLLLSLDKSYDKLVRKILTEEILPDVESVCGLVKHEQATMQPDKRRKITELEQVITGKSLYSAYIGDIKDGDSLTSRHEKGGADEVITRREWDAFVAKAKALTASKKQGGHSVRSKPIIVDSGASHHMISDRSLMDEVRAATGNVQIANGDKIPIEGIGSLKLFDRESTALYLPQFTSNLISVKRATVDLQCQVVFRPQEVEFQDLVTGQVIGKGSSTNNLYQLQSTKLSKPSISICMSSTADGYEKSKYTWVTLLPSKDRVLEAFINFQAYVTNHYNATVKVLRSDNGVVSACYLINRTPTKVLRDLSL